The following coding sequences lie in one Klebsiella huaxiensis genomic window:
- a CDS encoding LysR family transcriptional regulator produces the protein MSGMDIRLIRAFVTVAEQGSYHKAAMALHLTQPALSKQIQALEQQVGGALFQRGRHGAILTELGQQLFSKAQDLVKQHHRFLSYTREIQKKNSGSLLIGFGISSFNTVPAWINIFQNMHTGIELSVSHIPSSVQCKLLMDGSLHVGFVRLPMTEPLSSIFIKHEKLILAVPSAKTWQQKSERDILMSNTILQINPDQSPCQAEQTRQYLLQSDITAEPASVTDDIHTLLALIAGGNGVALLPESVRNFLPAGVSLHNLEGNQAGWDIGLVWNSQISNHLRDQFIETVKNNIKSNH, from the coding sequence ATGTCAGGAATGGATATAAGACTCATACGCGCATTTGTTACAGTTGCAGAACAAGGTAGCTACCACAAGGCCGCTATGGCCCTGCACCTCACGCAGCCAGCCTTATCCAAACAAATCCAGGCATTAGAGCAGCAGGTCGGTGGGGCGCTTTTCCAGCGCGGACGCCACGGTGCGATACTCACTGAGCTTGGGCAGCAGCTGTTTTCGAAAGCTCAAGATCTGGTAAAACAACACCATCGTTTTTTAAGTTATACGCGAGAAATACAGAAAAAGAATAGCGGTAGTTTATTAATTGGGTTTGGGATTTCATCATTCAATACCGTTCCCGCGTGGATCAACATATTTCAAAATATGCATACAGGAATAGAGTTATCCGTGAGTCATATTCCATCAAGCGTGCAATGTAAACTATTAATGGATGGATCTCTGCATGTCGGTTTTGTTCGCCTTCCGATGACCGAACCACTAAGTTCAATATTCATTAAACATGAAAAACTTATTCTGGCGGTGCCATCAGCAAAAACCTGGCAGCAAAAAAGCGAGCGGGATATTTTAATGTCGAACACAATATTGCAAATTAATCCGGATCAAAGCCCCTGCCAGGCGGAACAAACAAGGCAATATCTTCTGCAAAGCGACATCACAGCTGAACCCGCGTCCGTTACGGATGATATACATACTTTATTGGCCCTGATCGCCGGGGGAAACGGCGTCGCGTTGCTACCAGAAAGCGTGCGTAACTTCCTCCCTGCCGGAGTGAGTCTGCACAATCTTGAAGGAAACCAGGCTGGCTGGGATATTGGCCTCGTCTGGAATTCGCAGATAAGTAATCATTTACGCGATCAATTTATCGAGACAGTAAAAAACAATATAAAATCAAACCATTAA
- a CDS encoding HAD family hydrolase translates to MCQNKSIKLAVLFDMDGVLIDSNAVIERAWCEAAKMYGREISDEDIIKHIHGQPGPHTIRALFNDLPLADRQKVQEHIIYVENTASYEAILGVAELITSLKDAGITVGIVTSGWREKIERVIEMLHIQSCISVIVERDDVARGKPHPDPYLLAAARLGIPANQTVVFEDSRSGVTSAVAAGAYCVGIGGDDLLPYGAMLAIPDFRGVRVVTEGDNTPVLLFTPEHSVQMGEHR, encoded by the coding sequence ATGTGTCAAAATAAGTCGATAAAGTTAGCCGTTCTTTTCGATATGGATGGTGTATTAATTGATTCTAATGCTGTTATCGAGCGTGCATGGTGTGAAGCCGCGAAAATGTACGGCCGTGAAATTAGCGACGAAGATATTATTAAACATATTCATGGTCAGCCGGGACCGCACACGATTCGCGCGCTGTTTAATGACCTGCCTCTTGCCGATCGGCAGAAAGTCCAGGAACATATTATTTATGTCGAAAACACCGCCAGTTATGAGGCTATCCTTGGTGTGGCGGAGCTTATTACTTCCCTTAAGGACGCGGGGATCACCGTCGGTATTGTTACCAGCGGCTGGCGTGAGAAAATCGAGCGGGTGATTGAAATGCTTCATATTCAGTCCTGCATTTCGGTCATCGTCGAGCGTGATGATGTCGCCAGAGGTAAGCCTCATCCCGACCCCTATCTGCTGGCGGCGGCGCGGCTAGGGATCCCGGCGAATCAGACGGTTGTTTTTGAGGATTCCCGCAGCGGAGTCACTTCCGCCGTTGCCGCAGGAGCGTATTGCGTAGGGATCGGCGGCGATGATTTACTGCCTTACGGTGCAATGCTTGCTATCCCTGACTTTCGTGGGGTTCGCGTTGTGACAGAAGGCGATAACACGCCGGTACTTTTGTTCACTCCTGAACATTCCGTGCAGATGGGAGAGCATCGTTAA